A stretch of Henckelia pumila isolate YLH828 chromosome 4, ASM3356847v2, whole genome shotgun sequence DNA encodes these proteins:
- the LOC140865631 gene encoding protein TIC110, chloroplastic-like isoform X1, protein MVLQIHCSILEFLLSSNYLVCQVEVAVQDNAQRLYAFKFKSIAQALNASQLISLREAQLLYRLSDELAADIFREHTRKLVEQNISASLNLLKSRTRAGNRVIEELDKILAFNNLLISLKSHPDSSRFARGVGPVSLVGLSGCCFVLCVHCNM, encoded by the exons ATGGTTCTGCAAATCCATTGCTCCATTTTAGAATTTCTATTGTCATCAAATTACCTGGTCTGTCAGGTTGAGGTTGCTGTCCAGGATAATGCCCAGAGGCTCTAtgctttcaaatttaaatcgaTTGCCCAAG CTCTTAATGCGAGTCAGTTGATCAGCCTCAGAGAAGCACAACTTCTGTACCGACTTTCTGACGAg CTTGCAGCAGATATCTTTAGGGAACATACCAGAAAGCTTGTGGAGCAAAATATATCAGCATCTCTCAATCTATTGAAGTCCAGAACTAGAGCCGG GAATCGTGTCATTGAGGAACTTGACAAGATTCTGGCATTTAATAATCTCCTAATTTCTCTTAAGAGCCATCCGGATTCCAGTCGCTTTGCTAGGGGTGTTGGGCCTGTGTCTTTAGTAG GTTtgtccggctgttgctttgtgttgtgtgtgcattgcaacatgTGA
- the LOC140865631 gene encoding protein TIC110, chloroplastic-like isoform X2 — protein MVLQIHCSILEFLLSSNYLVCQVEVAVQDNAQRLYAFKFKSIAQALNASQLISLREAQLLYRLSDELAADIFREHTRKLVEQNISASLNLLKSRTRAGNRVIEELDKILAFNNLLISLKSHPDSSRFARGVGPVSLVDSQVDVNQ, from the exons ATGGTTCTGCAAATCCATTGCTCCATTTTAGAATTTCTATTGTCATCAAATTACCTGGTCTGTCAGGTTGAGGTTGCTGTCCAGGATAATGCCCAGAGGCTCTAtgctttcaaatttaaatcgaTTGCCCAAG CTCTTAATGCGAGTCAGTTGATCAGCCTCAGAGAAGCACAACTTCTGTACCGACTTTCTGACGAg CTTGCAGCAGATATCTTTAGGGAACATACCAGAAAGCTTGTGGAGCAAAATATATCAGCATCTCTCAATCTATTGAAGTCCAGAACTAGAGCCGG GAATCGTGTCATTGAGGAACTTGACAAGATTCTGGCATTTAATAATCTCCTAATTTCTCTTAAGAGCCATCCGGATTCCAGTCGCTTTGCTAGGGGTGTTGGGCCTGTGTCTTTAGTAG attcaCAGGTGGATGTTAATCAATGA
- the LOC140861714 gene encoding uncharacterized protein: MDPFEALYGKKFKSPLFWDDISETPDTGPNIIREMSDKVKLIQSRMKAAQDQQAKYANVRRRPLSSEQGDRLFLKISPFRGIVRFGKRGKLSPRFIGPYEILEKIGDLAYRLALPPLLSGIHDIFHVSMLRKYEPDSSYVLCPDEAEMDETLSYFERPV; the protein is encoded by the coding sequence ATGGATCCATTTGAAGCACTGTATGGTAAGAAATTCAAATCTCCATTgttctgggatgatatttccgaAACACCAGATACAGGACCAAATATTATTAGAGAAATGTCTGATAAAGTAAAGTTGATACAATCCCGAATGAAAGCAGCGCAAGATCAACAAGCCAAATATGCAAATGTGAGGCGTAGACCTCTAAGTTCTGAACAGGGTGATCGattatttctgaagatatcTCCTTTCCGAGGCATTGTtcgatttggaaagagaggtaaGTTATCACCGAGATTTATTGGGCCTTATGAGATTCTAGAGAAGATTGGTGATCTTGCATATCGATTGGCATTACCTCCATTGCTATCCGGTATTCATGACATATTTCACGTGTCTATGCTGAGGAAGTATGAGCCAGATTCTTCCTATGTACTTTGTCCAGATGAGGCTGAGATGGATGAAAcattgagctattttgaacgccCTGTATAG